One Hyla sarda isolate aHylSar1 chromosome 11, aHylSar1.hap1, whole genome shotgun sequence genomic window carries:
- the LOC130295622 gene encoding jeltraxin-like, with product MRLIVLLFLIFCGCFSQEDIGRNIILFPRQTSTDHVILKPIGEKLLEQLTVCLRSYTELIRVHSLFSLATPGKDNAFLIFQEAPNLCSVHINQEEIAFKVDPGVLDWKHTCVTWDSVTGLLQLWINGKRYPRRVTTSRSPIGPQMSIILGQEQDNLGGGFDAGQSFLGEICDVNMWDYVLPPEAITQYFYFNHNVNMKNSGWINGTYISKGNVIVLKNEFCSFYST from the exons ATGAGACTTATAGTTCTCTTATTTTTGATCTTCTGTGGATGCTTCTCACAGGAAG ATATAGGTAGAAATATCATCCTGTTTCCCAGGCAGACATCTACTGACCATGTGATTCTGAAGCCAATTGGGGAGAAACTCTTGGAACAACTGACTGTTTGTCTACGATCCTACACTGAGCTCATCCGGGTTCATTCCCTGTTCTCTTTAGCCACACCTGGAAAGGACAACGCTTTCCTTATTTTTCAAGAAGCTCCAAACTTGTGTTCTGTTCACATAAATCAAGAAGAAATTGCATTCAAGGTTGATCCCGGGGTTCTAGACTGGAAACACACTTGTGTCACTTGGGACTCCGTTACAGGACTACTCCAACTTTGGATTAATGGCAAACGCTACCCTAGAAGAGTTACTACAAGCAGATCTCCCATTGGTCCTCAGATGAGTATCATCCTCGGACAGGAGCAGGataatttgggtggtgggtttgatgCGGGTCAGTCTTTTTTAGGGGAAATATGTGATGTCAATATGTGGGATTATGTCCTTCCCCCTGAAGCTATAACACAATATTTTTATTTCAACCATAATGTTAATATGAAAAACAGTGGATGGATAAATGGGACCTATATAAGCAAAGGAAATGTCATTGTTCTGAAAAATGAATTCTGCTCTTTTTATTCTACATGA